From the Pomacea canaliculata isolate SZHN2017 linkage group LG4, ASM307304v1, whole genome shotgun sequence genome, one window contains:
- the LOC112562053 gene encoding LOW QUALITY PROTEIN: putative E3 ubiquitin-protein ligase UBR7 (The sequence of the model RefSeq protein was modified relative to this genomic sequence to represent the inferred CDS: deleted 1 base in 1 codon), translating into MSAENPNIVDDDDSLSLVDVLNEQARLQADASAVLGDSDESNCTYAKGYIQRQALYACATCSSTEPAGICLACSYQCHEGHELYELYTKRFFRCDCGNSKFPESLCKLEKAKDPVNIQNKYSQNFRGVYCTCARPYPDPEDEIEDEMIQCVICEDWFHGRHLNATVPEDFHEMICTCCMDKHSFLWAYQVDSPITELKKEEADIKVEVGLERREQISSETSSTMSNDVTANIFENTCVSSEEETKIEESEPMSKRLKRETQRESELKKEIDGESECILKDLQQHLLSPKHCGTFWERTLETKLCRCAECKKLYEEEGVSFLLDPKDTVQAYEERGKMKTPCMSEIDLERRALSQMNRVQQVELLQGFMDLKTELQEFLKGFASSGRVVAEEDIRGFFSRMEAKRRERNFVPQYFCK; encoded by the exons ATGTCGGCGGAAAATCCCAAcattgttgatgatgacgacagtCTGTCGTTGGTTGACGTACTTAACGAACAAGCACGTCTTCAAGCAGATGCGTCAGCTGTTTTAGGTGACAGTGATGAAAGTAACTGCACTTACGCAAAG GGATACATTCAGAGACAGGCTCTCTATGCCTGTGCAACCTGTTCCTCAACAGAACCAGCAGGCATATGTCTAGCTTGCAGTTACCAGTGTCATGAGGGACATGAGCTGTATGAGTTGTATACTAAGCG TTTCTTCCGCTGTGACTGTGGAAATAGCAAGTTTCCAGAGTCTTTGTGCAAACTTGAAAAG GCTAAAGATCCTGTCAACATACAGAACAAATACAGCCAGAATTTCCGTGGTGTGTATTGCACTTGCGCTCGACCATATCCAGACCCTGAAGATGAG ataGAAGATGAAATGATCCAGTGTGTCATATGCGAAGACTGGTTCCATGGCAGG CACCTGAATGCAACAGTGCCTGAAGATTTCCATGAAATGATCTGCACATGTTGCATGGACAAACATAGTTTTTTGTGGGCTTACCAAGTTGACAGTCCTA TAACTGagttgaaaaaagaagaagcagacatCAAAGTAGAGGTAGGGTTAGAGAGAAGAGAGCAAATTTCCAGTGAAACAAGCTCAACCATGTCAAATGATGTAACTGCCAACATTTTTGAGAACACTTGTGTGTCTTCTGAAGAGGAAACAAAGATAGAGGAAAGCGag CCGATGTCCAAACGATTAAAGCGAGAAACACAGAGGGAATCGGAACTTAAAAAAGAGATTGATGGGGAGAGTGAGTGTATTCTGAAAGATCTTCAGCAACATCTGCTCTCTCCAAAACACTGTGGTACATTTTGGGAACGGACACTGGAG ACAAAGCTGTGCAGATGTGCAGAATGCAAG AAACTATATGAAGAAGAAGGTGTAAGCTTCCTGTTAGATCCCAAAGACACAGTACAAGCTTATGAGGAACGAGGAAAAATGAAGACACCTTGTATGTCAGAAATAGATCTGGAGAGAAGAGCACTGTCCCAGATGAATCGTGTTCAGCAGGTTGAGTTGTTACAAG GTTTCATGGATCTGAAAACAGAGCTGCAGGAGTTTCTGAAAGGATTTGCATCTAGTGGCAGG GTTGTTGCTGAAGAAGACATCCGTGGGTTTTTCAGCCGAATGGAAGCAAAAAGACGTGAACGTAATTTTGTGCCACAGTACTTTTGCAAGTGA